The segment TCTTCGGCACCTGTTCGGGTGGCCGACACGCGTTTCTCACGGCGTGTCGGGCGAAAGGCGTTGACGCGGTCGTGGACTGCTGGGGCGGTCGCGTAGTAATGTCTCATGAGGAACTCACGCCCAAACAGCCCGTGGCCCCAATCGACTACACCAGGGACCTCTCCTGCCCGCTCCTGGGCCTCTTTGGTGAGGAGGACAAGGGCCCCACGCCCGAACAGGTGATCCGCCATGAAGAGGAACTCAAGAAGTACGGCAAGACCTATGAGTTTCACATGTATCCCAATGCGGGCCATGGTTTCTTCTACTATGATCGGCCGGCCTATCGGCAGCAGCAGGCGGTGGACGGCTGGGGAAAGGTTTTCGCCTTCCTTCAGAAGCACCTCGGTTGACAGCGGAGAGGAGACCGACAATGTGCACCATGATCGTCAGGCAGGTGGACGTCGAGGGCAGAGGCAAGGGTGGGAGCGGGTGGTTCATCGTGCGCCAAGCCAACGTGTCCTATGACCA is part of the bacterium genome and harbors:
- a CDS encoding dienelactone hydrolase family protein, whose protein sequence is MYQTDMYEGMFAETVTMHGAGGDVINAYFARPLGPGRFPGVVLIHHLPGWDEWYREATRRFAHHGYSALSPNLYFRDGHGSPEDVAAKVRAAGGVPDDQVVGDVGGAIRFLRSLPYINGKVGVFGTCSGGRHAFLTACRAKGVDAVVDCWGGRVVMSHEELTPKQPVAPIDYTRDLSCPLLGLFGEEDKGPTPEQVIRHEEELKKYGKTYEFHMYPNAGHGFFYYDRPAYRQQQAVDGWGKVFAFLQKHLG